GTCAGTTCCCAGGGGAACCCGTAAGTATCATAGAGTTTAAAGCCGGTCGTGCCGTCAAGCACAGACTTTCCGGACTGTTTCATATTTTCAATATGGCCGTTCAACAACTCTATGCCTTGGGCTAAAGTAGCATGAAACCGCTCTTCTTCCATGCTGATGACCTTTTTGATATAGTCTTTTTTCTCGGTAATATCCGGATAGGGTTCAGCAAATATCTTCGCTACCACATCCACGATATCTGCCAAAAAGGGTTTGTCAATACCCATTAGGCGTCCGTGCCGGGCCGCCCGGCGCAGCACTCTTCTTAACACATAGCCCCGGCCTTCATTGGAAGGCAGAATGCCATCGGCGATCATCACTGTCATGCTGCGAGCATGATCGGCGATGACCTTTAATGAAACATCGCTTTGGGGCGCGGAACCGAAAAGAATCTTGGCTACAGCAGAGGCATGTTCAATAATCGGGTATAATAGATCCGTTTCAAAATTGGAGCGCTTGTTCTGCAGTACGGAAGCAATCCTCTCCAGACCGGCGCCGGTGTCAATATTTTTCTTGACCAGGGGTGTATAGTTGCCGGCCTCGTCCCGGTCGTACTGGGTAAAGACCAGGTTCCATATCTCCAAATAGCGATCGCAATTGCAGCCTACTCCGCAGTCCGGTTTGCCGCAGCCTCGATCCTCGCCCAAATCCACATAGATTTCGGAACAGGGGCCGCAAGGTCCCGGCCCGATTTCCCAAAAATTATCCTCCAGCCGGATAATCTTTTCAGCGGGAATTCCAACATGGTTGCGCCAGATATCAAATACTTCATCGTCTTTCGTATGAATCGTTATCCATAAGTTTTCCGCCGGGATTTCCAGGTGCTGGGTGAGGAATTCCCAAGCCCAGGCGGTAGCCTCTTTTTTAAAATAATCGCCGAAGGAAAAATTGCCGAGCATTTCAAAAAAAGTATGATGACGGGCCGTACGTCCCACATTTTCAATATCGCCGGTTCTCACACATTTCTGACTGGTAGCAACTCTGACATGCGGCGGCTTCATCTTACCGGTAAAAAAGGGTTTAAAAGGAGCCATCCCCGCGCCGATTAACAGCAGGCTGGGATCATTTTCCGGAATCAGCGAAGCGCTAGGCAATATCAAATGTTCTTTGGCTGCGAAAAACTGCAGATATTTTTTGCGCAGCTCATTACCCGTCATATAAATCACCAACATCAACCTCCACAAAGTGCCACATTCTTCTGGAATTATACATTAATTTATATTTCTATGTCAATGTATGGACACCTGTTAGATCAAGAGCTTAATGGCGTGTCGGAGAACCACTTTAATCACGGCAGCTGCAGGAACCCCCAGCAGCATCCCGGGTATTCCAGCCAGTTCACCGCCAAGAAACAGGAAAAAAATCACGGAAACCGGATGTAGTCCTGTTTTCTCGCTCAGTATCCGTGGACTGATAACACAGCTTTCAAATTGATGCACCAAAAAAAATAATACCACGACTTTGACCGCCAGCCACTTCGATTCCAGCAAACCAACCACAACTGCCGGCACGGCGCCAATCACCGCGCCAAAGTAAGGGATTACATCCAGGACTCCGGCCAGCACTCCGATCAGGATGGCATATTTAATTTTCAGGACCATAAGACCGACGGTCACCAAAATTCCTACCAGAGCCGCAATAATAATCTGCCCGCGGATCACGCCGTTAAAAACCGCGTCAATCTCCGTTAAAAACGAGGTCATTTCCGGACGCCATTTTGCCGGTATGAGCCCATAGAACTTTTCCTTGATTTCCTGCCAGTCGTGCAACAAATAAAAGGCCAAGATCGGACTGATTATCAGACTGATACCATGAGTCGCCAGAGTAATGATAGCGGCGAAAACATCGGCAATAGTTTGCCGGACGAGATTTTCCAACGCACCGCGCTGCTGATCAATCACTAACCGGATGGAATGGGGCAGCGCCGTATTTTGGTACTGCCACTCCACATCTTTAATTGTCTGTTGCATTTGGGCGGATATCCGGGGCAAATCCCGGGCAAATCCATCCAATTCCCGGATAAACAGCGGCAGAACCTTGCTGCCCGCAATTACCGCCAGGACCAGCATCAACGCGAAAACCAGCAATATCGCCCAAAGCCGTTTTTTTACACCGTGCTGTTCAAACCAGCAGACCGCAGGATTGAGCAAATAAGCCATTAACAAGGCAAAGAGAAAAGGATACAGGCTGCCGCGGACCATCCAAAGCAAATACAGCGCCGACCCAAACAGCACCAGTAGGATGCCGACTCTAATCTTTGCATGTAAAACCATCTTTCTACCCCGCAATTCTAGCTTAAAAAAC
This genomic stretch from Acetonema longum DSM 6540 harbors:
- a CDS encoding AI-2E family transporter, whose amino-acid sequence is MVLHAKIRVGILLVLFGSALYLLWMVRGSLYPFLFALLMAYLLNPAVCWFEQHGVKKRLWAILLVFALMLVLAVIAGSKVLPLFIRELDGFARDLPRISAQMQQTIKDVEWQYQNTALPHSIRLVIDQQRGALENLVRQTIADVFAAIITLATHGISLIISPILAFYLLHDWQEIKEKFYGLIPAKWRPEMTSFLTEIDAVFNGVIRGQIIIAALVGILVTVGLMVLKIKYAILIGVLAGVLDVIPYFGAVIGAVPAVVVGLLESKWLAVKVVVLFFLVHQFESCVISPRILSEKTGLHPVSVIFFLFLGGELAGIPGMLLGVPAAAVIKVVLRHAIKLLI